The bacterium nucleotide sequence GCGCCAGCGTGCTCAATGCCACTGCGTCGGCTCGCGAACTTACGGTGACTGCGTCGAACTCCGGGAGAAGAGCTTTCTCGTAGCGGCGGACCCTACCGACCTGGAGCCTGGCCACGGCGCCGGAGCGGCCGCCCTCGAGCCTTGCTGCGCTCTCCCACAAAGCCGACATACAGTCAACAGAGTCGAAGAGGCGAGGGACGTCGCGGAACTGTAGCCCAACTCCCGCGACTCGAAGGTGCTCGAAATGGAGAACGTCGAAACGCCCCTCTGCTACAAGTGAGCGCACTATTCGGCGCAAGTCTGGGCAGTTGCAGTACGCCACATCGAGTGGTTCGGAGCCTGCCACGCTGAGGGCCGCACGGGCGACGGCCTTGGCGCGATTCGCGTGGATGACAAAAGGTGTCAGGCTTAGGTTAATCAGATCCTCAAGTGCTGCGTCGTCTCCACGGTTGACGCTCAGTACGGCCGCCGTTACCTCGTGGCCGCGACGGATGAGCTCCCGAAGAAGATTGAAGGGCCTAGGTCGAAGTCGAGAAGGGACGTACGGTGCGACGTAGAGGACTCGCATCTAACCTTTCAGCTGGCCTTAAAGACGCCTGCTGTATCTCTAGCGGCGATAATGACATTGCCGAATGATTGAACGAAACCCGCGCCTTCTTGAGTCACCCCCTGTGAGCACTAGCTTCAGTACGCGTGCTTGCTTGTGAAGATCCGAAATGCTGTGGTCAGAATGATTTTCACATCAAACGCCAGGTTCCACCTCTCAGCGTAGTACAGGTCATATACCAGTCGATCCTCAATCGAGGTCATACCCCTCAAGTCGTTAACTTGAGCCCATCCAGTTACGCCCGGTCGAACCCGATGCCGTTCTGCGTAAGCCGGCATGCGGTTCCCGAAGTCAGTGGCGAATACTGGCCGCTCAGGTCGTGGTCCAACTAGACTCATGTCCCCCTTTAGGACGTTCCACAATTGAGGCAGTTCATCGAGACTGAACCGCCGTAGCAGTATCCCGATCGTCGTTCGTCTGGTGTCTCCGCTGGATGCCCAAACGGGACCAGTCATTCGTTCCGCATCGACTCTCATGCTCCTGAATTTCAACATCTGAAACGTTCGATCATTTAGCCCCACCCGCTCTTGCCTGATGAGAATCGGACCAGGTGAGGTGATACGGATGAGCAATCCAATGAGAGCCATTAAAGGAACAACCAGGACGAGTCCCAGGAGTGCCAAGATCATATCAAAAAGGCGCTTAGCCCTCATTTGCAGTGAGGCAGTTGCGAAGCTCCGACGAATCCGCAGAAGCGGGATGCCAGCTAATTCGTCCGGTTCAACTTGGGAGGCCAGCATCTCCAAAGTTGTTGGAACTACGCGAAACTCCACCTCGCGACGCCGATTTGAAGCGATCAGTTCTAAGACGCGTTCTTGGCGAACATGCGGCAGTGCGACAAACACAACGTCGATGTGATCCCTTTCGATGATCTTGGTAATCTCGGCAGAGGCGTCGCTTTGACTCAGGGATGCGTCGAGTTGATCCGCAACCATTGCGATCAACTGGTAACCAAAGTCAGGAAACATCTTGATTCTTTGGACAAGCTGATCGGCCGCGTGGCCACGCCCGATCACCAAGCATCGTGCTGTGCCTACGCCGCGGGCACGTTGTCTTCGTTCGATTCGGCGGATTGCGTATCGGCTGAGTCCGATTAGGATGCCGGCTATCAGTATCCAGTAACCAAAAGTTAGGCGCGAATACACAAGGCGGTCGGGCGGATAGATGATCAGAGCTGCAAAGACAGCCAAGGCTGACGCCGCAAGAGCGCCGATAATGCCGAAGATTTCATCGGCAAAAAAGCTGCTTCGATGGTTCGAGTAGTTGCCCATAAGAGCGAAGACGAGCACGAGGCACGCGGAAAGCGCTGGCGCTGCCTCAACGTAGGGCATGAGAGCGGGTAAGCCCGGGGGCGCTGGCACCGGTATGGCGTCAAACCGAATCCAATATGCGAGAGCAAGCGCGCAGGTCGCCATGAAGTAGTCAGTCGCAACTCGCACCGGCACGGCTGGGATCGGTCGCGCATATTGCCGCTGTTTTGCTTTTGTCGCCTGGTCGCCACCCTGAATTGTTGGCCGATCACCAGCGATTTCGGCAATTGAGTCAGTCACGGGGAGCAGTTTCGCTCTCGATTGCACCAAAGTCCGACCAGGCCCGGATTGCCTTGAGGTCAGCGGTGTCGGCGAAGATTTCCATCGAAAGTCTCCTGGTACGACTTACCCTTCATAAACGAACGCCTTAAGGCCCACGTTGGAACCTTGCCGTCAGGAGTGCTTGTGTGGCGAGCCACGCGTGCTAAAATAGCCGATTGCTCAGGGCCCCCCAGATGGTCGACGACGGCGTGTAGCACCCACTTGCCTCGGCCATAAGCTAACCGATCTGATCCAAGGATGCTCGACCTAGTAAGCCAAGTAATTATGGGCCTCACTGAACAAGTCACAACTCACTGCCCGAAAGGCAGCTTGCCTTGGACATGAGGATCCTCGGTCCCACGGTGCACGCTCGGGTCGCCTCCGATTCAGATGAGTCAAGCTCCACCTAGCGTCCGAGCCGCCAAGTCGCCGAGCCCAAGAGCCAAGTTGGCTCCAAGCTGGTGCTTGGGACCTCGCGACAACCCTGGGCGGGACGTTACGAGGTTTTGACTTGGGTCGAGGCAGGCTCTGGCTCGGAGGCCATTGAGCCATTCGATGCGGCCCGCCCGTTCGCGGGGGTGGTGTAGTAGCCATAGGTGTACGCATACGAGCCGGCGGACGCACGCACCTTGTTCATCACGGCGCCGGCCGTGCGTGCTCCCACGCGATCGAGCATCTGCTTGGCGTGCCGCAGGGCCGGGAATGTGGTGCGGCCCTGTTCGACGACGACGATGGTTCCGTTTGCGAAAGCCGCAAGAATCAAAGCATCGGTGACCGCGTTGACCGGAGGCGTGTCGACGATCACGTAGTTGAAAAAGGACCGCAGGCGGTCCATCAGCTCCCTCATGCGAGCGGAGCCGAGCATTTCGGACGGGTTGGGGGGAGTGGGGCCCGACGTCAGCAGCCAGAGGTTGGCGACCGAGTCCACCGGGGTCACAGCTTCCTCTTCGCCGACGTCTTGCACGATGAGATTCGTCAACCCGACGTTGCGAATCCGGCCGAAGATCCGGTGCTGCGAAGGCCGCCGGAAGTCGGCATCGATGAGGAGCGTCTTGTATCCCGAATGCGCCAGGGCCACGGCGAGGTTGGCGGCCGTCCGCGATTTGCCCTCACCTGCGCCGGCCGACGTGATGACGATTTCCTTGAGCTCTTGATCGATCGTCGAGTAGAGGAGGCTGGTTCGCAGCGCCTTGTACGCTTCGGCCGCGGGCGACTGATCCACCAGCGTCACGAGCTCACCCCGTTTGCCGGTGCCCGCGGCCTGGTAGGCGATGTGGCCGATGGCAACGAGCCCCGAGCGCTCGGTGAGGTCTTCGTCGCTCTTGACCGATTGGTCGAGGTAGTCGAGGAGGAAAGCCAACCCGATCGCGAGCAACAGACCCGCGGCGAACGCGACTGCGATGTTGAGCGTCTTGTTCGGTGAAACCGGCCGATCCGGCAGGACGGCCGGCGAGGTGACGACCAGGTTGTCCGCCGTCGAGACCTGGGCCGCCTGCGCCTGGGTGCGCTTGACGGTGTCGGTGAAGTCCGAGACCAGTTGGTTGGCGATGTCCCGCGCGACCGCGGGATTGGTGTCCTTGACGGCGACGTCCAGCAGCAGGGTGTTGGGCTGGGGGGTGACCTTGATCTTCTTCAGCAGGTCTTCGTACCGCAACCCAAGCCCAAGCTCCGAGTCGACCGAGTCCAGGATCGGGCGCTGGGTCATCCAGTCCGCGTAGGTGCGCAGGACCTGGTCGCTCGTGAGAGCGGCGGTCGTGGGATCTGTGGAGGTGATCGGCTGGGCCGGTCTGACGTACAACGAGACGTGGGCCTCGTAGACGGGCGGGAGCATATAACTCACAATCCCTGCCGCGGCCGCAGCGACGAGCGGGCAGACGACGATCATCCACAGCCGCTGGCGGATGACGCGGAGATATCTGGTCAGTTCCATAAGTCGGTCCCTAAACGCGAACCCAAGTGAACGGTGATCGTAGCTCGCGCGATGGTATATCAGGGCCGTGCTTTTTGGTGCGCGGCGGGAATTGATCAGGGTCGACCTTCACGTTCACAGCTCGGCTTCTTTCGACTGCGGGGTCGAACCGGAGCAGGTGGCGGCGGCATGCCGGCGGCTCGGCCTTGCCCCCGTTTTCCTCACCGACCACGACTCCATCGAGGGCGCCCTTCGCTTGCGAGCCTGCGAACGGGTCGTTGTCGGGGAGGAGGTGCTGACCAGCGGCGGTGAGCTGATCGGCCTTTTCTTACGGGAGCGGATTCCGGCGGGCCTCTCTCCGAAAGAGACGGCGGCGCGGATCAAGCACCAGGGGGGCCTTGTCTACCTGGAGCACCCATACGACCCCACCCGGCGCCACCTCAGCGAGGAAGCGATCGAGGATCTCGCGGACCTCATCGACATCGTCGAAGTGTTCAACGGGCGTTCTGATGGGAAGGCCAACCGCCGCGCCGAGGAGCTGTGCGGCATCCTGGGCGCGGCGCCGGGAGCCGGGTCGGATGCCCATTCCACCGCCGACCTCGGTTCGGTGTATGTCGAGATGCAGGACTTCGAGGGAGCTTCCGACTTCCTGGCCAAGCTGCGCGACGCCAAGATCGTCGTCGGTCGCAGCAAGCTGTTGCTTACCGCCCAGGCAAAACTAGGGCCTAAGATTCGGCGGCGATGAACTCGCCTTTGTCGACGCGGTGGCTGGAGCTGGTCGCGATTCCGCTCGTTGCGCTCGTCATCGGCATCGGCGTGGCCGTCGCCTCGAGCCCCAGCTCGCTGGTTCGGGGTCTGCGCGCCACTGGTACGCCGGTCCTGCCGTCACCCACCCCGACGCCGGTAAGTGCGTCGCCGGCGCCGTCGGTCACCGCGCCTGGGGTTCTCGGCAAGGCCCCGATGCTGATCGCAGCTGGAACGCAGTCTCTGGCGGGCGTGACCCCCGGCCGGGCGGCGGCCTCGGCGGACGGCGGGAAGACGTGGAGCACTCTGGTGCCGCCGGCCGGGGCCTCGGGCATCGCGCTCGATCCCGGCAATCCGCAGCACGGGATCACCGGCGGATCCGCAATCCAGTTCACCGTCGACGACGGCGCCACCTGGAAGGCTGTGGTGGCGCCTCCGCCTGCCGGCGGCCCCTTCCAGGTGCTCGAGGTGAGCCCATTCGACGGCCGCGTCTGGTACTTCCTCCACCGGGGAAAGCTGCTCAGGACGCGCGACGCCTCCGCGACCTGGCGCGACATCCCGGGCTTGCCGCTGCTATCCAACCCGGTGCTGGCCGCGGGGCCGGTGTTCGGGGAATTCTTCCTGGCCTCGGGCGACCGGGTGTTCGA carries:
- a CDS encoding sugar transferase, with the translated sequence MTDSIAEIAGDRPTIQGGDQATKAKQRQYARPIPAVPVRVATDYFMATCALALAYWIRFDAIPVPAPPGLPALMPYVEAAPALSACLVLVFALMGNYSNHRSSFFADEIFGIIGALAASALAVFAALIIYPPDRLVYSRLTFGYWILIAGILIGLSRYAIRRIERRQRARGVGTARCLVIGRGHAADQLVQRIKMFPDFGYQLIAMVADQLDASLSQSDASAEITKIIERDHIDVVFVALPHVRQERVLELIASNRRREVEFRVVPTTLEMLASQVEPDELAGIPLLRIRRSFATASLQMRAKRLFDMILALLGLVLVVPLMALIGLLIRITSPGPILIRQERVGLNDRTFQMLKFRSMRVDAERMTGPVWASSGDTRRTTIGILLRRFSLDELPQLWNVLKGDMSLVGPRPERPVFATDFGNRMPAYAERHRVRPGVTGWAQVNDLRGMTSIEDRLVYDLYYAERWNLAFDVKIILTTAFRIFTSKHAY
- a CDS encoding polysaccharide biosynthesis tyrosine autokinase — protein: MELTRYLRVIRQRLWMIVVCPLVAAAAAGIVSYMLPPVYEAHVSLYVRPAQPITSTDPTTAALTSDQVLRTYADWMTQRPILDSVDSELGLGLRYEDLLKKIKVTPQPNTLLLDVAVKDTNPAVARDIANQLVSDFTDTVKRTQAQAAQVSTADNLVVTSPAVLPDRPVSPNKTLNIAVAFAAGLLLAIGLAFLLDYLDQSVKSDEDLTERSGLVAIGHIAYQAAGTGKRGELVTLVDQSPAAEAYKALRTSLLYSTIDQELKEIVITSAGAGEGKSRTAANLAVALAHSGYKTLLIDADFRRPSQHRIFGRIRNVGLTNLIVQDVGEEEAVTPVDSVANLWLLTSGPTPPNPSEMLGSARMRELMDRLRSFFNYVIVDTPPVNAVTDALILAAFANGTIVVVEQGRTTFPALRHAKQMLDRVGARTAGAVMNKVRASAGSYAYTYGYYTTPANGRAASNGSMASEPEPASTQVKTS
- a CDS encoding PHP domain-containing protein, with translation MRAVLFGARRELIRVDLHVHSSASFDCGVEPEQVAAACRRLGLAPVFLTDHDSIEGALRLRACERVVVGEEVLTSGGELIGLFLRERIPAGLSPKETAARIKHQGGLVYLEHPYDPTRRHLSEEAIEDLADLIDIVEVFNGRSDGKANRRAEELCGILGAAPGAGSDAHSTADLGSVYVEMQDFEGASDFLAKLRDAKIVVGRSKLLLTAQAKLGPKIRRR